In Capsicum annuum cultivar UCD-10X-F1 chromosome 7, UCD10Xv1.1, whole genome shotgun sequence, one genomic interval encodes:
- the LOC107878038 gene encoding xyloglucan galactosyltransferase XLT2, translating to MLPSENPSPRKAFKKLRNSFHLIKSQVGFHHCKWFFLIILIQVTFILFLAGTSPLATPLQHQHQHQHQKRFQISIPHKQNKDDQLPHRIHQKKQSRDQVQNLQDSKPENDQQKQSKDQIQNLQDLKPKNDQPQQLVQVQEPYDECESGRVYVYDLPTKFNKDLLSNCHDLDPWSSRCNAVSNGGLGPKATGLDLIVPENLRSAWYWTDMYSAEVIYHERISNYKCRTLDPQNATAFYIPFYAGLAIGKILWFTTAKERDQPSERMLEWVKDQPYWNRNNGSDHFLMLGRLTWAFRRKTDDDSDWGTSFLRMPLMKNVLRLSVEKNPWDDLEVSVPYPTAFHPQFELEIKQWQDLVRSRHRSSHFCFVGAVRKKIQNDFREVLMNYCKNETGSCKVVDCSVAHCYDGAPAILEAFLDSDFCLQPKGDGFTRRSMFDCMLAGSIPVYFWEGSFKSQYQWHLPLPSEDYSVYMDHNEVRNDTSIVRKVLDKFTKEDVKRMREILIDAMPKYLYARSNQGLGSSNDAFDIAINEVLRRFKQQSEQRQ from the coding sequence ATGTTGCCATCTGAAAATCCTTCTCCTAGGAAGGcattcaagaaactaagaaattcctTTCATTTGATCAAATCCCAAGTTGGCTTTCATCATTGTAAATGGTTTTTCCTCATCATTCTCATCCAAGTCACCTTCATTCTTTTCCTAGCCGGAACCTCTCCTCTCGCCACTCCACTCCAACACCAGCACCAGCACCAACATCAGAAGCGTTTCCAAATCTCGATACCTCACAAACAGAACAAAGATGACCAATTGCCTCATAGAATTCACCAAAAGAAACAGAGTAGGGACCAAGTGCAAAATTTGCAAGATTCAAAACCCGAAAACGACCAGCAGAAACAAAGCAAGGACCAAATACAAAACTTGCAAGATTTGAAGCCTAAAAATGACCAGCCACAACAGTTGGTACAAGTTCAGGAACCCTATGATGAGTGTGAATCCGGGAGAGTTTACGTATACGATCTTCCAACAAAGTTTAACAAGGATCTTTTAAGCAACTGTCATGATTTAGACCCATGGAGTTCACGATGCAACGCGGTGTCAAATGGCGGTCTTGGCCCAAAAGCAACTGGACTTGACTTGATCGTGCCTGAAAATCTTCGCTCTGCTTGGTACTGGACAGACATGTACTCAGCTGAAGTAATTTACCATGAAAGGATTTCGAACTACAAGTGCAGAACATTGGACCCTCAAAATGCTACTGCATTTTACATCCCGTTTTATGCCGGACTTGCTATTGGTAAGATATTATGGTTCACCACGGCGAAAGAACGAGATCAGCCTAGTGAACGGATGCTAGAGTGGGTTAAAGATCAACCATATTGGAATCGAAATAATGGGTCGGATCATTTTCTGATGCTTGGTAGATTGACATGGGCATTTCGAAGAAAAACTGATGATGATTCTGATTGGGGCACGAGTTTTCTCCGAATGCCATTGATGAAAAATGTACTGCGTTTATCAGTTGAAAAGAATCCGTGGGATGATTTAGAGGTAAGTGTTCCTTATcctacagcttttcaccctcagttCGAATTAGAGATCAAACAATGGCAAGATCTTGTGAGGTCTCGTCATCGTTCTAGCCATTTTTGCTTCGTGGGAGCTGTTAGGAAGAAGATCCAGAACGACTTCAGAGAAGTGTTAATGAATTACTGCAAGAACGAGACAGGCTCTTGCAAGGTGGTGGATTGTTCCGTTGCGCATTGTTATGACGGAGCACCTGCGATTCTCGAGGCGTTCTTGGATTCGGATTTCTGTTTACAACCAAAAGGAGATGGATTTACGAGGAGATCCATGTTTGATTGCATGTTGGCAGGTTCGATTCCAGTGTATTTTTGGGAAGGGAGTTTTAAGAGTCAATATCAATGGCATTTGCCTTTGCCATCAGAGGATTATTCAGTATACATGGACCATAATGAAGTTAGAAATGACACTTCAATAGTTAGAAAGGTTCTTGATAAGTTTACCAAAGAGGATGTGAAAAGGATGAGAGAAATTTTAATTGATGCTATGCCTAAGTATTTATATGCAAGGTCTAATCAGGGATTAGGGAGTAGTAATGATGCTTTTGATATTGCTATTAATGAAGTTTTGAGAAGATTCAAGCAGCAAAGTGAACAACGACAATAA